A single window of Hyla sarda isolate aHylSar1 chromosome 2, aHylSar1.hap1, whole genome shotgun sequence DNA harbors:
- the CREG2 gene encoding protein CREG2, with amino-acid sequence MSESSFKCRTTACSSYMLWLVGFSILSYSRGYVIVNSVSWSVTNEVEEELDSSSTEDALPALLEDTISMWKQSYPASAYKEEREMKSRPGPDVSKQMISPSRMFSYKRESSTVTESPSSLAVLQQRLLTNARILAHKSKWGTLATLSTQETIQGVPFGQVLLTSDGPVDNSTGVPYFYVTPKSSFITDLMKNPVVSFTFADPNGDICRETITDPQDPQCAALTLIGQVMNVQPDEEEFAKKALFSRHPVMRKWSQSFNCLLMKMNIEYIYVTDCYGGVYSLPLEEYYKVNSK; translated from the exons ATGTCTGAGTCCAGCTTCAAGTGCAGAACAACTGCTTGTTCATCTTACATGCTGTGGCTGGTGGGATTCAGTATTCTCTCTTATTCTCGCGGATATGTGATTGTAAATTCAGTGTCATGGTCGGTCACCAATGAGGTAGAAGAAGAATTGGACAGCTCTTCCACTGAAGATGCTTTACCAGCACTACTAGAAGACACGATCAGCATGTGGAAGCAGAGCTATCCAGCTTCAGCTTACAAGGAGGAAAGGGAGATGAAGTCCAGGCCAGGGCCTGATGTGTCCAAACAGATGATCTCGCCATCCAGGATGTTCTCCTACAAGAGAGAGAGCAGCACGGTCACCGAAAGCCCTTCTTCTCTAGCTGTCCTCCAGCAAAGGCTGCTCACCAATGCCAGAATATTAGCCCACAAAAGCAAATGGGGGACCCTGGCAACTCTTTCCACCCAGGAGACT ATACAAGGAGTGCCTTTTGGCCAAGTTCTACTAACCAGCGATGGCCCTGTGGATAACAGTACTGGAGTTCCATACTTTTATGTTACTCCAAAGTCAAGCTTTATTACCGATTTGATGAAGAATCCAGTTGTATCGTTCACATTTGCAGATCCAAATGGTGATATTTGCAG AGAGACTATTACAGACCCACAGGATCCACAGTGTGCTGCATTAACACTAATAGGCCAAGTGATGAATGTacaaccagatgaagaagaatttGCCAAGAAAGCACTATTCTCCAG ACATCCTGTTATGAGAAAGTGGTCTCAGAGTTTCAACTGCCTCCTAATGAAGATGAACATAGAGTACATCTATGTAACAGACTGTTATGGAGGAGTGTACAGCCTGCCACTGGAAGAGTATTACAAAGTGAATTCAAAATGA